A genomic window from Sulfitobacter sp. LCG007 includes:
- a CDS encoding LacI family DNA-binding transcriptional regulator produces the protein MSELDKSRRSRVTSFDVAKAAGVSQPAVSRAFTPGASITKEKRDRVLAAARELGYVPNVFASSLSKRSSGMIAVISGNLNNPFYSESLQVFVENFQRTGRQVLAFSVKDQSSSDEVIMQALRYPVDGIVMTSARVTSEMVKLSEGLGIPVVMFNRRVPGTNLATVQCDNAAGGAALARRMHAAGARDFLVLRGDPLGSTTNDRVGGFRNALEALGGATVTEIEGGSNYSGAYSAMMSRFSVPSPFWPDAIFAVNDIMAIGCADALRGNFGIRIPEDIMLAGFDGIREGQREPYRLTTVRQPIESMVSETLDILAQPELRTPALRLIPGDLIPGTTVALKGDD, from the coding sequence ATGAGCGAGCTCGACAAGTCCAGGCGGTCGCGCGTAACTTCCTTCGACGTGGCGAAAGCCGCAGGCGTGTCCCAGCCTGCCGTTTCGCGTGCCTTCACACCCGGGGCCAGCATCACCAAGGAAAAGCGCGACCGCGTGCTCGCCGCCGCGCGGGAGCTTGGCTATGTGCCGAACGTCTTCGCGTCTTCCCTGTCCAAGCGGTCTTCGGGGATGATCGCGGTCATCAGCGGCAACCTCAACAACCCCTTCTATTCCGAAAGCCTGCAGGTCTTCGTCGAAAACTTCCAGCGCACGGGTCGACAGGTCCTGGCCTTCAGCGTCAAGGACCAGAGCAGCAGCGACGAGGTCATCATGCAGGCGCTGCGCTATCCGGTCGACGGAATCGTCATGACCTCGGCCCGCGTGACGTCGGAAATGGTCAAGCTGTCCGAAGGGTTGGGCATCCCTGTCGTCATGTTCAACCGCCGCGTCCCGGGCACCAACCTGGCCACCGTCCAGTGCGACAACGCGGCAGGCGGCGCGGCGCTGGCGCGGCGGATGCACGCCGCGGGTGCGCGCGACTTCCTCGTGCTGCGCGGAGACCCCCTGGGCTCGACGACGAACGACCGTGTCGGCGGCTTCCGCAATGCGCTTGAGGCGCTCGGAGGCGCGACGGTGACAGAGATCGAGGGCGGGTCGAACTATTCCGGCGCCTATTCGGCGATGATGAGCCGCTTCAGCGTGCCATCCCCATTCTGGCCCGACGCGATCTTCGCTGTGAACGACATCATGGCGATCGGATGCGCGGATGCCCTGAGGGGCAACTTCGGTATCCGCATCCCCGAGGACATCATGCTCGCAGGCTTCGACGGGATCCGGGAGGGCCAGCGCGAACCATACCGGCTGACCACGGTGCGCCAGCCGATCGAAAGCATGGTCAGCGAAACACTGGATATCCTGGCCCAGCCCGAACTGCGGACACCGGCCCTTCGGCTGATCCCCGGGGATCTCATCCCGGGGACCACCGTGGCACTCAAGGGTGACGACTAG
- a CDS encoding hydantoinase B/oxoprolinase family protein, producing MTKDVDPIVLDLIENALLNARFEMDSVVVRVALSPVIREQHDEFPMICDPDGRMVVGQFGSYIPAIVEEYTDINEGDIFVWNDPYACKGSISHNNDWCVMMPIFHEGVHVGFSSIFGHMVDVGGKVPGSMPADALSIWEEGLRVPPVKIYEKGVMNEGVLKIMLNNTRTPDMNRADLMALIAGCRTAAKRVQEICDRFGRDTYLASCELLLNRTREAMRVLINKYISEEPVSFTDYVDDDGVGNGPFKMQLSIYRRGDTAVFDWTGTDDQAEGPINFHIHEGLCKLFFGVYMIMAFDPKIMFNEGFYDLFEIVLPEGSLLNPKFPAALSNRLNTHTRFFDCQAGALGQKAPHLSMAAGYGTSPHFIFTGQDKNGKYFQLMELLFGGVPGRPRGDGLDGHAWWPLFSATPIEYIENYYPVIVESYRPVKDAGGAGLHRGGAGIEKTYRVLEAGSISIHDDREVVPPWGINGGLHGGTSSKWLIRAGSEERERIKSKLDNLKVEPGDRIVFITAGSGGWGDPLERPAEKVLADVRNDLVSREKAEKDYGVLISDRNVLDTAATDALRKRMRTERGEPAPFDFGFVPGVHAAE from the coding sequence ATGACAAAAGACGTCGATCCCATTGTCCTCGACCTGATCGAGAACGCGCTTCTGAACGCCCGGTTCGAGATGGACAGCGTGGTGGTCCGCGTGGCGCTGTCGCCCGTGATCCGCGAACAGCACGACGAATTCCCGATGATCTGCGACCCGGACGGGCGCATGGTCGTGGGCCAGTTCGGCAGCTACATCCCGGCCATCGTCGAGGAATACACCGACATCAACGAAGGCGACATCTTCGTCTGGAACGACCCCTACGCCTGCAAGGGCTCCATCTCGCACAACAACGACTGGTGCGTGATGATGCCGATTTTCCACGAGGGCGTGCATGTCGGGTTCTCCTCCATCTTCGGGCACATGGTGGACGTGGGCGGCAAGGTTCCCGGCTCGATGCCAGCCGACGCGCTGTCGATCTGGGAAGAAGGCCTGCGTGTCCCGCCGGTGAAGATCTACGAGAAGGGCGTGATGAACGAGGGCGTCCTCAAGATCATGCTCAACAACACGCGCACGCCGGACATGAACCGGGCCGACCTGATGGCCCTGATCGCCGGCTGCCGGACCGCCGCGAAACGGGTGCAGGAGATCTGCGACCGGTTCGGCCGCGACACCTATCTCGCCTCGTGCGAGCTGCTGCTGAACCGGACGCGCGAGGCGATGCGCGTGCTGATCAACAAGTATATCTCGGAAGAGCCGGTGTCGTTCACCGACTATGTCGACGACGACGGAGTCGGCAACGGGCCCTTCAAGATGCAGCTGTCGATCTACCGGCGTGGCGATACGGCGGTCTTCGACTGGACCGGCACGGACGACCAGGCCGAGGGGCCGATAAACTTCCACATCCACGAGGGCCTCTGCAAGCTGTTCTTCGGGGTCTACATGATCATGGCCTTCGATCCGAAGATCATGTTCAACGAAGGCTTCTACGACCTGTTCGAGATCGTGCTGCCGGAAGGGTCCCTGCTGAACCCGAAGTTCCCGGCGGCGCTGTCGAACCGTCTGAACACGCATACGCGGTTCTTCGACTGCCAGGCCGGCGCGCTCGGCCAGAAGGCCCCGCACCTGTCGATGGCCGCCGGCTACGGCACGTCGCCCCACTTCATCTTCACCGGGCAGGACAAGAACGGGAAGTACTTCCAGCTGATGGAGCTTCTCTTCGGTGGCGTCCCGGGGCGTCCGCGCGGCGACGGCCTGGACGGTCATGCTTGGTGGCCGCTCTTTTCCGCCACGCCGATCGAGTACATCGAGAACTACTACCCGGTCATCGTGGAAAGCTATCGTCCGGTGAAGGACGCGGGCGGGGCAGGGCTGCACCGGGGCGGCGCGGGGATCGAAAAGACCTACCGCGTGCTCGAGGCGGGCTCCATCTCGATCCACGACGACCGCGAGGTGGTGCCGCCCTGGGGCATCAACGGCGGGCTGCATGGCGGCACGTCGTCCAAGTGGCTGATCCGCGCCGGGTCGGAAGAGCGTGAGAGGATCAAGTCCAAGCTCGACAACCTCAAGGTGGAACCGGGCGACCGGATCGTGTTCATCACCGCGGGGTCCGGCGGCTGGGGCGATCCGCTGGAGCGGCCGGCCGAGAAGGTGCTGGCCGACGTGCGCAACGACCTCGTTTCGCGCGAGAAGGCAGAGAAGGACTATGGCGTCCTGATCTCTGACAGGAACGTGCTCGACACCGCCGCGACCGACGCGCTGCGCAAGAGGATGAGAACGGAGCGGGGCGAGCCCGCGCCCTTCGACTTCGGCTTCGTCCCCGGCGTTCACGCGGCGGAGTGA
- a CDS encoding hydantoinase/oxoprolinase family protein, which produces MRLGVDVGGTFTDLLLHDDASQRTYRAKTPSTPEDQSIGVAEGVRLICEKAGVKPSDIALVLHGTTVATNAVLEGKGARVGLLTTAGFEHVLHLAKSWTPGPLFGWIVMDKPDPLAALSDTRGIPERMDARGKVVRELDETAATAMIDDVCGSGIEALTISLMHSYANPAHERRLREIVLERFPDMHVSLSSDILPEFREYDRAITTVMNDYVRPIMTRYLSRIERRLGETGVNARLHIVRSDGGLMSAEAAAARPVHTVLSGPAGGVTATAMIARRTKLPRLLAFDMGGTSTDVSVIIDGEPTITRSTDVGYFPAKVPTLDVRSVGAGGGSIAEVSELTNSLRVGPRSAGAMPGPVAYGRGGTEPTVSDANVVLGYLPPKLLGGDMSLDLDGARDAVSKVGKAIGLTPEAAAQGILDIANEVMLGALRVITVQRGLDPRDFGIVAFGGAGPLHANAMAQVLGCYPVVVPHNPGVLSALGFLEAEFKNENVRTLIGSIAGMDDAHLFSLFGDLKAQAVEWLNEEKVEEANRGMTYSVDLRYEQQGFEVAINVPARVIESGKGLDSVLEDFHATHDRLYGVRFDLPIELVALRVVATGATPPVNEAPPAAGTTDASEAVMETRPGFFKGEWRDTPHIDRDRLAAGARVEGPAIIRQYDTTTVLLADHHAIVDEQGNLLIWPNEKGE; this is translated from the coding sequence ATGAGGTTGGGAGTCGATGTCGGCGGGACCTTCACGGACCTGCTTCTGCATGACGATGCGTCGCAACGCACATACCGGGCGAAGACCCCTTCGACACCCGAGGACCAGTCCATCGGGGTCGCCGAGGGCGTCCGCCTGATCTGCGAGAAGGCCGGCGTGAAGCCGTCGGACATCGCGCTGGTGCTTCATGGTACGACCGTCGCCACCAATGCCGTTCTCGAGGGCAAGGGCGCGCGGGTCGGGCTGCTGACCACCGCCGGGTTCGAGCACGTGCTGCATCTTGCGAAGTCCTGGACGCCGGGTCCGCTCTTCGGCTGGATCGTGATGGACAAACCGGATCCGCTGGCCGCCCTGTCCGACACGCGCGGCATTCCCGAGCGGATGGACGCCCGCGGCAAAGTGGTGCGCGAGCTCGACGAAACCGCGGCGACGGCGATGATCGACGACGTCTGCGGATCGGGGATCGAGGCACTGACGATTTCGCTCATGCACTCCTATGCCAATCCGGCGCATGAACGCCGCCTGCGCGAGATCGTGCTCGAGCGATTCCCCGACATGCATGTCTCGCTCTCATCCGACATCCTGCCGGAGTTCCGCGAATACGACCGCGCGATCACCACGGTGATGAACGACTACGTCCGTCCGATCATGACCCGTTACCTGAGCCGGATCGAACGCCGCCTTGGCGAGACCGGCGTGAACGCGCGCCTGCACATCGTGCGCTCCGACGGTGGCCTGATGAGCGCGGAGGCAGCGGCCGCGCGCCCGGTCCATACGGTGCTGTCCGGTCCTGCCGGCGGGGTGACGGCAACCGCGATGATCGCGCGCCGGACCAAACTGCCGCGCCTGCTGGCCTTCGACATGGGCGGTACCTCGACCGACGTGTCGGTCATCATCGACGGAGAGCCGACGATCACCCGCTCGACCGACGTGGGCTACTTCCCCGCGAAGGTGCCGACGCTTGACGTCCGTTCCGTCGGCGCGGGCGGCGGCTCGATCGCGGAAGTGTCGGAGCTCACCAATTCCCTGCGGGTGGGGCCGCGGTCGGCGGGCGCGATGCCCGGGCCGGTCGCCTACGGTCGCGGCGGGACCGAACCGACGGTGAGCGACGCCAACGTCGTTCTGGGCTACCTGCCGCCGAAGCTTCTGGGCGGGGACATGAGCCTCGACCTCGACGGGGCGCGCGATGCGGTGAGCAAGGTCGGCAAGGCCATCGGGCTGACACCCGAGGCCGCCGCACAGGGGATCCTCGACATCGCGAACGAGGTGATGCTGGGCGCGCTGCGTGTCATCACGGTCCAGCGCGGGCTGGATCCGCGGGACTTCGGCATCGTCGCCTTCGGCGGCGCGGGCCCGCTGCACGCCAACGCCATGGCGCAGGTGCTGGGCTGCTACCCGGTCGTCGTGCCGCACAACCCCGGCGTGCTCTCGGCGCTTGGCTTCCTCGAGGCGGAATTCAAGAACGAGAACGTCCGCACGCTGATCGGTTCCATCGCGGGCATGGACGACGCGCATCTTTTCAGCCTGTTCGGCGACCTAAAGGCGCAGGCCGTCGAGTGGCTGAACGAGGAGAAGGTCGAAGAGGCGAATCGCGGCATGACCTATTCGGTCGACCTGCGCTACGAGCAGCAGGGCTTCGAGGTCGCGATAAACGTGCCGGCCAGGGTCATCGAAAGCGGCAAGGGCCTCGATTCGGTGCTGGAGGACTTCCACGCCACCCACGACAGGCTTTACGGCGTCCGCTTCGATCTGCCGATCGAACTGGTCGCGCTGCGCGTCGTGGCCACCGGGGCGACCCCGCCGGTGAACGAGGCGCCGCCAGCCGCCGGGACGACCGACGCCAGCGAGGCCGTGATGGAAACCCGTCCCGGCTTCTTCAAGGGCGAATGGCGGGACACCCCGCATATCGACCGTGACCGGCTGGCCGCCGGCGCGCGCGTCGAAGGCCCCGCCATCATCCGTCAATACGACACCACCACCGTGCTTCTGGCCGATCACCACGCCATCGTGGACGAGCAGGGCAACCTGCTGATCTGGCCGAACGAGAAAGGGGAGTGA